One segment of Engraulis encrasicolus isolate BLACKSEA-1 chromosome 7, IST_EnEncr_1.0, whole genome shotgun sequence DNA contains the following:
- the dhx33 gene encoding ATP-dependent RNA helicase DHX33 — protein MPYDPDTPPAKRFKPGSHFPRIDKKPGMLLPRKGNTTVPIDIQRKHLPIYQAKSQLINQLRQLHNAVLIGETGSGKTTQIPQYLYEAGIGRQGIVAITQPRRVAAISLAGRVAEEKKTQLGKLVGYTVRFEDVTSPETKLKFMTDGMLLREAIGDPLLLRYTVVVLDEAHERTVHTDVLFGVVKTAQQKRREQNKQPLKVIVMSATMDVDLFSHYFNKSPVLYLEGRQHPIQIYYTKQPQSDYLQAALVSIFQIHQEAPPSHDILVFMTGQEEIEALARTCRDISKHLPESCGPMVVIALYASLPPAQQLRVFQPAPKGCRKVILSTNIAETSITISGIKYVIDTGMVKAKRYNPDSGLEVLAVQRVSKAQAWQRAGRAGREDSGSVYRLYTEDEFDNLASMTVPEIQRCNLASVVLQLLALGIPDVLNFDFMSKPSPESMRMAVSQLELLGAVERKDEQVLLTPLGKKMASFPLEPKFAKTILLSPDFSCAEEVLTIVSLLSVDSVLYNPPARREEVQAVRRKFISSEGDHITLLNIYRAFKKVSGNKEWCRENFVNSRNMGLVSEVRAQLRDICIKLGLKLESSQSDLGNVRRCLAHGLFTNAAELQPDGTYIALDTHQPVGIHPSSVLFQAKPAYVVFNELLHTSRCYMRDLCLVDAEWLQEAAPEYFRRKLRATKS, from the exons ATGCCCTACGACCCCGATACTCCACCGGCGAAGAGATTTAAGCCGGGGTCTCATTTTCCGCGTATTGACAAGAAGCCTGGAATGCTGCTACCCAGAAAGGGAAATACAACTGTACCAATAGACATTCAGAGAAAACATCTGCCAATATACCAAGCAAAGTCCCAGCTTATCAACCAGTTGAGACAACTACACAATGCTGTACTTATAG GCGAAACGGGATCAGGCAAAACAACTCAAATTCCACAATACCTTTACGAAGCTGGCATTGGACGACAAGGCATCGTTGCCATCACCCAGCCTCGGCGTGTCGCTGCAATTTCCCTAGCGGGCAGAGTCGCAGAGGAAAAGAAAACTCAACTTGGAAAGTTG GTGGGGTATACGGTGCGATTTGAAGATGTGACGTCCCCCGAAACCAAACTAAAGTTTATGACTGATGGCATGCTTCTGCGCGAGGCAATCGGAGACCCTCTCCTCCTGCGGTACACGGTGGTGGTGCTGGATGAAGCCCACGAGAGGACCGTTCACACCGATGTGCTTTTCGGCGTGGTGAAAACCGCACAACAGAAGCGCCGTGAGCAGAACAAGCAACCCTTGAAa GTCATTGTCATGTCTGCCACAATGGACGTGGACCTGTTCTCCCACTACTTCAACAAGTCCCCTGTGCTGTACTTGGAGGGTAGGCAGCACCCCATCCAGATCTACTACACCAAGCAGCCCCAGTCGGACTACCTCCAAGCAGCGCTGGTCTCCATATTCCAGATCCACCAG GAGGCGCCGCCGTCCCATGACATCCTGGTTTTCATGACGGGGCAGGAGGAGATCGAGGCTCTGGCCCGCACCTGCCGGGACATCTCCAAGCACCTCCCGGAGAGCTGCGGGCCCATGGTGGTCATCGCTCTCTACGCCTCCCTGCCCCCTGCACAGCAGCTCAGGGTCTTTCAGCCTGCCCCAAAG GGCTGCAGAAAAGTAATCCTTTCTACTAACATCGCAGAGACCTCAATCACAATATCTGGGATCAAGTATGTTATTGACACGGGAATGGTGAAGGCAAAGCGGTACAATCCAG ACAGTGGCCTGGAGGTGCTGGCGGTGCAGCGGGTGTCCAAGGCGCAGGCGTGGCAGAGGGCCGGCCGGGCGGGACGAGAGGACTCCGGCTCCGTCTACCGCCTCTACACCGAGGACGAGTTTGACAACCTGGCCAGCATGACTGTGCCCGAGATCCAGAG GTGTAACCTGGCCAGTGTTGTGCTTCAGCTGCTGGCCCTGGGCATTCCTGATGTGCTGAATTTTGATTTCATGTCAAAGCCCTCTCCTG AGTCTATGCGCATGGCCGTGAGCCAGCTGGAGCTTCTGGGGGCAGTGGAGCGAAAAGACGAGCAGGTCCTGCTCACCCCACTGGGAAAGAAAATGGCCAGCTTTCCTCTGGAACCCAAATTTGCCAAG ACCATCCTGCTGTCTCCAGACTTCTCCTGTGCGGAGGAGGTGCTGACCATCGTGTCCCTGCTGTCAGTGGACTCGGTGCTGTACAACCCGCCTGCTCGACGGGAGGAGGTGCAGGCCGTGCGCAGGAAGTTCATCTCCAGCGAAGGCGACCACATCACACTGCTCAACATCTACAGGGCCTTCAAGAAAGTCAGCGGCAACAAG gAGTGGTGTCGGGAGAACTTTGTCAACAGCAGAAATATGGGCCTGGTGTCTGAAGTGCGCGCCCAGCTCAGAGATATTTGCATCAAG CTTGGCCTGAAGCTGGAGTCATCCCAGTCGGACCTGGGCAACGTGCGGCGGTGCCTGGCCCACGGTCTCTTCACCAACGCGGCGGAGCTGCAGCCCGACGGCACCTACATAGCCCTGGACACACACCAACCCGTGGGCATCCACCCGTCCTCCGTCCTCTTCCAGGCCAAGCCAGCCTACGTGGTGTTCAACGAGCTGCTGCACACCTCGCGCTGCTACATGCGCGACCTGTGCCTGGTGGACGCCGAGTGGCTGCAGGAGGCGGCGCCCGAGTACTTCCGCCGCAAGCTGCGCGCCACCAAGAGCTAG